The stretch of DNA GTTAATCCAATAGAATCTAATATTTCCAGTATCTTATCAGTAAAGCTTATTCTAAAACCAGCGGCGTTTTTGTGACCACCTCCACCAAAATTTGTTGCAATAGCACTTACATCAAAGTTCCCACGTGATCTAAGTGAGACTTTGTTGTGCTTTGGATTTATCATTAATACATAGTCTACATCAAGTTTATTTAGTAGATAATCGCCAGTCTCAGAATTATATTTGTCCGTGATTGACAAAGAAAATGTATTGCCATATACATCTTTTAAGATCCTAGAATTGTGTAAGACATCCTCTATAGTATCATTTAAGTTGTTCTTCTCAATATCTATTATCAATTCTTCACAACTATCAAAATTTATTGAGGGGTTGTCGATAAATCTTGATACAAATTTATTAAGTCCTAAAAAAGTGAATAATATATTTAATTCTTTACTTTTTTGATGCTTGTTTAGCCATAAATCAAAATCATTTATTAATTCAACAAGGGGATAATATATATTTAAGTTTTTATTTATTTTGCAAGCCCATTCATAAGCTAATAGGGTTGCACATTTGTTAGTGTCAAATATTGCATAGTCTTTTCCTTTTAAATGCATATTTGTCTTATGATGGTCAATAATAAAAAAATCTGCCTTACTAATTAAAATCTCTAACGTTTTTAAGTCAGGGGTGACATCAGAGATATAAATTTTTTTATATTTACCTATACTCTCTAAAATAACATCATTAACATCTGTATAGTCTAGATATTTTGTTTCAATATCACTAATTGTTTTTTGAAGAATAATACCACAGCCTGCACCGTCTAAGTCATTATGGGTTATATGTAAATTTTGTTTCATTATTCCCCAATTATTTTTATAAGAACCCTTTTGCGCCTCTGTCCATCAAATTCGCCGTAAAATATCTGTTCCCAAGGTCCAAAATCTAAAGAACCATCAGTAATAGCAACAACAACCTCTCTACCCATGACCTGTCTTTTTAGATGAGCATCCCCATTATCTTCACCAGTTCTATTGTGTTCATATCTATCTATTGGTTCATGGGGTGCAAGTTTTTCAAGCCATTTATAATAGTCATTGTGGAGGCCTCTTTCATCATCATTGATAAATACTGAGGCTGTTATATGCATTGCATTAACAAGGCACAAGCCTTCTTTTACTCCACTTTCCTTAATAGCTTTTGAAACCTCACTAGTAATATTAATAAATTCAACCCTATTTTTTGTGTTAAAGACTAATTCTCTCTTATAACTTTTCATAATAGAGAATTATAGTTTATATAATTGATTTATCAAGATTATTATTTTATATATTTTCGCTTTTTATAAATGCAATAAACTCTGTATAACTTTTTGGTAATTTACTCTTTGTAATATCTAGTTTTTTAAATGTTTTTGCAACGTCAGCAATAATTTTTAATTGTAGTAAATCATGATTAGGACCAGATAAAATTAAAAAAACTATATGTGATAGATTATAGTCAGGAGCTTGGAAATCAATTCCTCTTGGACAAACTGCAACAGCAATCAATGGTTTTTGGAGACCTTCTATTCGTGCATGTGGTATAGCTATGCCCGCACTTAATCCTGTAGGCATAATATTTTCTCTTTTTATTACCTCTTTTTTTATAATCTCTTTATCAAGATTATTATTAATACTTAGTTTATCACTTAATATTGCTAATAACTCAAATTTATCAGTATATTCTGGATTGTATATAAATGATTTTGGATCTATGTAATCGTAGAATCTTAAAGGCATTTTTATGGAAAGTATCTTTTTGATTATTGGTCCGCTAATTAATGAGGTTGCAATTGCATCACCAATTAGTGCAACGCATACTACACTATTAATAATATCTAAATCTGCTGCAATGATTGCTATAATAATCTCCATAGCACCTCTTGTGTTCATTGCGAAACCAAGTGCCCATGATTCTTTATTGTTAAGTCTTGCTAATTTTGCCCCAATAAAAGATGCTGAAACTTTAAGAATTGTCCCAACAAGAAAAAAAATTAGAAATAGTTTTATATTAAAGTTTGTTATAAAATTAATATGGAGTCCAATAGAACCAAAAAATATTGGAGAAAAAAAGGAGTTAACAAAGTGTTCAATTGTATACCTTGCTTTTTCTTTAAAGTGATATGTATCACCCAAAGCAAGGCCTGCTATAAAAGCTCCAAATAGGGCGTGAATTCCTAAATACTCAGTAAAGGATGCTGAAAAAAAAGTTACACACAGGCAAAAGGTTATAATACTATCTGGCCATGAGAAATGTGCTTGTATATAAGGGAATATAGCATGGATAAATTTTCTAAAATAAATTAACATAAATAATGTAAATACTATTGTTATTATGATTGTTGTAGTGAAAGAAAAATGTACATGATTGCTAGTGCCGGTTAGGCTTATTACAAAAGCAAATAATAACCATCCTACAATATCATTTATGATTGCTACAGGTATAACTGTAGCTCCTAGATCACTTCTGTAGTAGTTTATATCCATCAATATTTTTGCAATTACTGGCAAGGCGGATATTGAAAGAGCTGTAGCAATAAAAAGCGCATAAGTATTTGTATCTAAATAATCAGGTTTGCCAAAGATATTTGGGGTGTAATAAACAATAGCAAATATTACAATAAAGGGTAAGAAAATACTTACCGCTGAAATTTTATAGCTAAAAGGGCCTTGTTTCTTAATAGCATCAAGATCTGATTCAATTCCAGCAAAGAGCAGGAACATTACAATTGATAGGTTTGAGAAAACATCTAGTATTAATCTTCTATTACCCTCTAATGGAAAGAGTATCTCATTTGCACTAGGGAATATATATCCAAGTACTGTTGGTCCTAATATAATACCTGCTAATATCTCACCGAAAACTGAAACAATCCCGCATTTCTTTGCAATTTCAGCAAATAACTTTGCAAAGAATAGCAATATAGCTATGCATAAAAGAAATAATATTATATCATTTGGGGTTAATATCATATGTATTTATATAAATTTTTCATAAGATATCAAATATTATTTATAAATAGTTTAAATATTCTATTTTTCTAGATAATTATAAAGAACTTCTAAGAGACTTTTTGGTATCTTAGTAGGTTTTTTCTCTAAATTATCATAAACAGCCAACTCAGTTTCAGCTATACTATATATATTTTTGTTATCATCTACTATATTATATTTAAAAGTAAATATTATATTTTTAACCTTTTTAACCCACATTTCTACAAATATATTATCATACAAACCAATTGATTTTACATACTTTATATCAAGTTTTCTAAGAAGGATTAATATGCCATTATTATATAAAGTAGTAAAGAAATCGTCCAGATGTTCTCTAAAAAAAGATATTCTAGCTATCTCAAGATAACTAACATAATTTGCATGATTTACGTGAAAATAACCATCTAAATCTACAAACCTAACCTGTACAGGGCATCTGTATTTTTTCATAATATAAGTATTTAAAATAAAATAGATACAAGGTCAATATTATAAAAATATTTAAATAATTTATTAAATCTCAACTATATCTTTTATGTATTTATTATCTAGATTTATAGAGTTATAACTTTCAAAATTAGGTATAAAGTGGAGATAATAGTTTTTATATAAACTTTCTAATTCTATATCTTTAGTATTTGCTTTATTAATTATCACTTTATTAATATTAACATTTAATTCTCTCAATGTATTTATAATATATAATCCTTCTTTTTTTGATATGCTGTCATTGTTTATTATTAA from Deferribacterota bacterium encodes:
- a CDS encoding DHHA1 domain-containing protein — its product is MKQNLHITHNDLDGAGCGIILQKTISDIETKYLDYTDVNDVILESIGKYKKIYISDVTPDLKTLEILISKADFFIIDHHKTNMHLKGKDYAIFDTNKCATLLAYEWACKINKNLNIYYPLVELINDFDLWLNKHQKSKELNILFTFLGLNKFVSRFIDNPSINFDSCEELIIDIEKNNLNDTIEDVLHNSRILKDVYGNTFSLSITDKYNSETGDYLLNKLDVDYVLMINPKHNKVSLRSRGNFDVSAIATNFGGGGHKNAAGFRISFTDKILEILDSIGLTKSK
- a CDS encoding secondary thiamine-phosphate synthase enzyme YjbQ, whose amino-acid sequence is MKSYKRELVFNTKNRVEFINITSEVSKAIKESGVKEGLCLVNAMHITASVFINDDERGLHNDYYKWLEKLAPHEPIDRYEHNRTGEDNGDAHLKRQVMGREVVVAITDGSLDFGPWEQIFYGEFDGQRRKRVLIKIIGE
- a CDS encoding cation:proton antiporter, yielding MILTPNDIILFLLCIAILLFFAKLFAEIAKKCGIVSVFGEILAGIILGPTVLGYIFPSANEILFPLEGNRRLILDVFSNLSIVMFLLFAGIESDLDAIKKQGPFSYKISAVSIFLPFIVIFAIVYYTPNIFGKPDYLDTNTYALFIATALSISALPVIAKILMDINYYRSDLGATVIPVAIINDIVGWLLFAFVISLTGTSNHVHFSFTTTIIITIVFTLFMLIYFRKFIHAIFPYIQAHFSWPDSIITFCLCVTFFSASFTEYLGIHALFGAFIAGLALGDTYHFKEKARYTIEHFVNSFFSPIFFGSIGLHINFITNFNIKLFLIFFLVGTILKVSASFIGAKLARLNNKESWALGFAMNTRGAMEIIIAIIAADLDIINSVVCVALIGDAIATSLISGPIIKKILSIKMPLRFYDYIDPKSFIYNPEYTDKFELLAILSDKLSINNNLDKEIIKKEVIKRENIMPTGLSAGIAIPHARIEGLQKPLIAVAVCPRGIDFQAPDYNLSHIVFLILSGPNHDLLQLKIIADVAKTFKKLDITKSKLPKSYTEFIAFIKSENI
- a CDS encoding thioesterase family protein — its product is MKKYRCPVQVRFVDLDGYFHVNHANYVSYLEIARISFFREHLDDFFTTLYNNGILILLRKLDIKYVKSIGLYDNIFVEMWVKKVKNIIFTFKYNIVDDNKNIYSIAETELAVYDNLEKKPTKIPKSLLEVLYNYLEK